TAGAAATTATCGCCTCTTGGAACAACTTTTCCAAGATATTGTTTTACTAATTCTGGATGTTCTTTGATTGCCTCGGAAATTGAACAAAAGATAATACCTTTCTCTCTCAAAGTTTCTTGAAAAGTCGTCTTTACCGATACTGAATCTATTACGATATCAACAGCAACATTCGCCAATCGTTTTTGTTCCTCGATATTGATTCCCAGTTTTGCGAAAGTTGCCAATAATTCTGGATCTACTTCATCAAGACTTGCCAATTCTGGTTTTGCCTTTGGAGCAGCATAATATCTGATTGCTTGAAAATCAGGTTTTTCATACTTGATGTTTGCCCAATCCGGTTCTGTCATTTTCAGCCAGATTCGGAAAGATTCTAGACGCCATTCGGTCATCCATTCCGGTTCTTCTTTCTTTGCAGAAATTGCTCGCACGATATCTTCATTCAGACCAATCGGGAAATCTTCGTACTCGATATCCGTTTCAAATCCGAATTCGTACTTTTGATTTTCGAGATCGACTCTTAGGTCGTCTTCGGTGTATTTAGACATATTTTATAAACTAAAAGATTCTCCGCAACCGCAAGTTCTTGCAGCATTCGGATTATTAAAAATAAAACCTTTTCCATTCAAACCTCCTGAATATTCCAGAGTTGTACCTGCAAGATAAAGAATCGATTTTTTCTCGATGATTACACGTACGCCATTATCTTCAAAGATTTGGTCGGTTTCATTTTTTACATTATCAAACTTCAAAACGTATTCTAGTCCGGAACATCCGCCACTTTTTACGCCCACTCTTATATAGTCGGTCTCAGGGTTGAAGCCTTCTTCAGTCATCAACTGAGCCGCTTTTGATTTTGCCTGATCGCTTACTTGTATCATTGTTTTTATTTAGACTGATTTTAGTCTACAAAAGTACGAACTAATTTCCGCAATCTCAAATTGATGACATCTATTTTAACGATTTTAAATAGACTTTATCATTTCGTTTCATAATGAAATACAGTTTGTTAATGTTAAATTCTTATCAAAAAAGAAACAATTATTAATTCTGATTGTTCTTATAATTAACTTTGCTGAGATTTGTTAATCAAACAATTAGTTTATGAAGAAGATTTTTATTTTGATGATGCTGTTTTTCTTTTTTGGAGAAATGATGAGCCAGACCGAAAGATATGTTTATCGTACGGAAGTGAATCCTGATACGATAAATCTTGTAGATATGAAGGTTGAGACGACTTTTCTGGATGTGAAAAATAATCAATCGTTATTCATCAGTGAAAGCAAATTGTTGAGAGATTCTTTGGTCGCAGTCTTGAAAAGTCAGGGAAATCTGGATGTGAAAAAATCAAAAAAGAATAAGCAGGAATTCCCAAAATTAGCTAACGGAAAATCAATCCAACCTACTTTCTTCGAATATTTCATCAAGAAAAATTATGAAAACAGAGCGATAAATCTTGTAGAAAATATTGGCTCGAGACAGGTTTATTATCAGGAAGACCGAAAAATGAATTGGGATGTTTCTCAACAGACTTCGGATTTTAATGGTTATAAAGTTCAGAAAGCGACTGTAAATTTTGGTGGAAGAACTTGGACGGCTTGGTTTGCTCCGGAAATTAAAATCTCTGATGGGCCTTACAAACTATCAGGATTGCCAGGATTGATTTTGAAGCTGGAAGATGATAAAGGCGATTACAAATTTAATTTTGTTAAAAAAATATCAATTCCGAATACTTTTACGGAAGATATAAAAGCAGACGCTAGAAAATCAACAAGAATTAATTTCCAAGGTGATAAGGCTTCTGTAAAAATGGAAATGGCGAAGAGTAAAGATTCGGAAATTGATTTGGATAATTTCAATCCAGGTGGTGGAAGAGGGATGCATCAAAGAGGTGGAATGAACAGCGGATTTGGTGGTCAACCCGGACAAGGAATGAATGGTGGAACGCCAGGTAACGAAGTAGGAAACGGACAAGCTGATATACAGATGGGCAATTCACAAGGGAACTCAGGTGGAAATAACGCTTCTACGATAAATTTCGGAAACTCCAATCCAATTGAACTAAGTAACAAATATTAATATGAAATTATTAAAAATATTAAGCGTATGTGCAATGCCATTGCTTATGGCGCAACAAAATACACGCTTTGTTTATCAGGCAACATTATCTCCTGATTCTACTAATGTTGAGAAAAAGACGGAGTTGGCTTATCTGGATACAGATGGAAAAAAATCTGTGTTCTATGCAGAAAATTCTATGAAAAGAGATTCTTTGATGGAAAGGATGCGTGCAACCAAAAATTTTGACAGAGAACAAATGCAGAATTTGAGAAGCAATCTCCAATTTACTATAGAAAAGGATCTTACTAATCAAAGCTTGGTTTATAAATCAAGAATTGGTAGAGATAATTATTCTTATCCGGAAACACCCGTTTTTGAATGGAAAATCTTACCAGAAACTGTGAAAATTGGAGATTATCAAACGCAAAAAGCAGAAACAAAATTTGGTGGCAGGACTTGGTACGCTTGGTTCACACAAGAAATTCCTTTTCAGGATGGACCTTACAAATTCTATGGTTTACCAGGTTTGATTGTAAAAGTTCAGGATGCAAAAGGCGATTATTCCTTCGATTTGATGCAAACTAAGAAGATTGCAGATATATATCAACCTTTGAACCGAGGGCAAATTATCACGCTTTCCAAATCTAAATATACCGATATGGAGAAGAAAATGCAAAAAGACCCGGCAAGTTTTGTGAATGCTCAAAGAAATACTGGTGGGCGAGGTGGCGGAAACCGACCAGGAATGGACCCAAAAGAAATGCAGGAAAGACAAAAACGAATGGAGGCTGAAATCAAAAGCCGAAATAATCCTATTGAATTGAAATAAAAAAAGTCCCGAATTTTCGGGACTTTTGGTTTTATGATTTTCTGATTTCTTTTATCTCTTCGATTTTTTCTTCGAAGTAATCTTTTCTATCCGGATGTTTTTCAGAAAGTATTTCGTAAGCTTTTATAGCTTTAGAATATAATTTTTGCTCTGTATATAACTTTGCCAGAGTTTCCGTCATCAAATGAGAAATATCGTCTTTCTTTTCCTTCACAACATAGTTGCTTTCCTCTTTCAGTTGCGAGATTTTTGGATTAGTTTCTATGAAATTATCGATGATTTTTTCTTTGACTTTAGCAATTTCTTCTGTTTGTGCTGGTCTCTCGATTTTTAACCAACTTTGCCAAGTATTGATGAATGTTCCGACATTACTTTCAGGAACTTCTTTTGTTTCAATTGTTTCAGGAATTGGGATAATTTCTTTTTTCTTCTCGATTTTAGAAACATCATTTCCAAAGAACGAAACGTTTAAAATTGGTCTTTCTTCTTCAGAAATCTCAGTTTTATTTTCCTCTACTAGAATTTCTTCTGCAATGATTTCTGGTTGAATTTCAACTTCTTCAACTATTTCCGGCTTTGGAGCAACATCAACTTTTGTAATGATTTTCGGAATTTCTCTTTCATCAGGTTTACTTTTACCAATCAAAGCATCTGGCGTATTTGCAGAGAAAGACATTGGTTTCCATTCAGAAACTGGTTGTTCAGCTTCGATTTTTGTTTCAGTAATTTTTGGTTTGATTTCAACCTGAGCAACTTCCGTTTTATCTTCATTAATGTCGAAAGTCTGTGTATTTTCAAAATTAATTTCAGTTTCTTTTGTCTCTTCCTGAATTGGATTTTCTGATTTTAAATCTGTTTCCCCAGCTTTTTTAGGTTCAGAGACTTCAAAAGATTGCGTGTTCTCAAAACTAATTTGGCTGTCATCAATATCATCTTCCGAAATATTTTCTACAAACGTCTCTTTAAATTCTGATTTAATGGCAGGTTTTTCTTCTATTGTTTTTTTCTCTTGCTTTTCTTTTTTCGGAGGATTTAAGTAATCTAAATGATTTTTTGGAATCGAGAATTTTACATTGGGGAGAAACTCCTGAGCGCCACCAAAACTGATGTCATTAGAAGAAACTTCCGGTTCTGATTCTTGTTCTACAGCGATTTCCTCAACTTTAGTTTCTTCTAAAGTCAAAATATCTTCAATATGTTCCGGCTCAGAAATCGATTCTTCCGCAGGATTTTCATCGATGATGATTTGAGTATCAACAGTTTCAGTTTCCTCTTTTAGAACAAGTTGTCCGGATTCTTTCGAAGCTTCCAAATCAACTTCCGAAGGTTTTTCGTCCAAGAAATTTTCCTCGCCATCATAAAGCAAACGATTCTTCTCGCCATCTACAACTATGAATTCCGAATTTTCTGCATTTTCAGTTTCAATGATTTTCTCAACATCAAATTTATTCAGAACAGAATGCGTTTCTGTATTTTCAATTTCAGTTATAATCTCAGATTCTGCAGGTTTTGCTTCTTTCGTTATTTTGTAGTTAGTTGATTGATTTTCAGTTTTTTCTTCTGATGCAATTGATGTTGACGTCAATTCTTTCTTAGAAATTTTTTCAGAATTTATGAAGTGATAAAGTATTTTTTTATCTGTCGTATAAGCTGCTGTTTTAGAAAGGTTTTCTTTATAATTCTCTGGTTTGTAAAGATTGATTCCGTAAAGATAAAGCGCTCTTATACTTTGTGCATAAGGCGTTTTTTCTGACTCCGATTGCAGAATTTGCAAATCAGATTCAGTGATTATTTTTGGATTCTTTATTAATTCTAAAACTCTAGTATTCATTATTTTACCAATTGGCTACAATATCATTGAAAATTTTGACGATGATTCTCTCGTTCACGATTTTTACCTGTGAGGTTTCTATTGTGTTCAAGTCCAAATCACTGTTGAAAACCGCTTCATCACTGTAAGTTCTGTCAAAACTCAATGTCGGATCTTTGCTGTTTTCGTAATGTACTTTTACAGTAATCGTTAACTTGTTTTGTTGTGCCTGAACTACATTTCCAGTTGTAGAAGTGGTCGCAGCACCAATACTTGTTGGCGTGATATTATAATCTGTTATTTCACCTTCTATCAACAAATCCGGATTTTCCAAAGCGCCTTTCAAACCAGATCTTTGAAGAAAACGATTTTGCAAAGCTACCGTAAAATCCTGACTTAAACTTGGGAGATTATTGGCCGCATTGTTCGGAAACATATTGATTTTTATAGTTTTCATATCTTCTCTCAAAGAAGAACCTGAGAAACTATAACAGCTTGTAAGTACTAAAAATAAAGAGAAAAGAGAAAAAATTACAATTCTTTTCAGACTTCTGACTTCTGATTTCTGACTTCTGACCATTACTCTTCTAGATTATATTGTTTTATTTTTCTGTAAAGTGTTCTTTGCGAAATTCCCAATTCGTCCGCAGCTTTGTTTCTTCTTCCTTTGTGCTTCTCCAAGGCTTTGATAATCAAATCTTTTTCGTTGTTTTGAAGTGATAAAGATTCTGGTCTTGCTTCCTCAATCTCAATATCTTCTACATCGTTATAATGATGGTCTTCGTCCTCAGAAATAATCGTTGGATGATGAATCTGACTTTGATTATTGTTATTATTTTCGAAGTAAAGCAAAGAATTCGGGTTTGCACTCTGAGCTGATTCCGGCGTATAAATCCTGTTAATCAGATTTTTTTCCTGAGAACTAAGGTCAGAACTTCCTCTACTTTTAATAAGTTCCGAAGTTAAGGATTTTAAATCATTGATGTCGTTTCTCATATCAAAGAGAACTTTGTACATAATTTCTCTCTCCGAACCGAAATCTGAGCTGGAACTTCCGCCGCCACCTTTTTGAACAACAGCTGGAAGATTAGCATTCAACGGGATATATTCGGCTAATTTTACAGAATTAACTTCGCGGTTTTGCTCCACAACTGTCATTTGCTCTACCAAATTTCTCAGCTGACGAACGTTTCCTGGAAATGCATAATTTTCGAGATAGGCAACAGCATCGTCTGTTAATCTCAATTCCGGCATTCTGTATTTCTCAGCAAAATCTATCGCAAACTTTCTGAATAACAAATGAATGTCGCCTTTTCTTTCTCGCAAAGCTGGCATATCAATCTGAACCGTGTTCAAACGATAATACAAATCTTCACGGAAACGTCCATCTTGGATAGCTTTCATCATATTGACATTCGTTGCAGCCACGATTCTTACATTCGTTTTTTGAACTTGGGATGAACCAACTTTCATAAATTCTCCACTTTCCAAAACTCTCAAAAGACGAACCTGAGTTTGTAAAGGTAATTCTCCAACTTCGTCAAGGAAAATTGTTCCACCATCTGCTACTTCGAAATAACCTTTTCTCGTAGAAGTTGCGCCAGTAAAAGCGCCTTTTTCGTGCCCAAACAATTCTGAATCAATTGTTCCTTCTGGGATTGCACCACAGTTTACGACAATGTAAGGCTGGTGTTTTCTTCTGGATTCTGAATGTATAATTTTCGGTATAAATTCCTTACCAACACCACTTTCCCCAATTACGAGAACGGAAATATCTGTAGGTGCTACTTGTATAGATTTTTCTAAAGCGCGGTTCAAAGCGGGAAAATTCCCAATGATTCCGAAACGTGCTTTTATGGATTGTAAGTCTGCCATTTTTTTAATTTTTTGTCCGAAATCTGTATTTAGAAATCGGAGGATTTTTGATTTTGAATTTTAAAATTGAGTCTACAGTTCAGTGATTTGAACTCTGTAAATCTTGTTGAAGTGATGGGTGTAAGCATCTTTCATTGTTTTACCTTCGTCGTAGGACTTTAAGGCTAAACTTTTCAAATCCAAATAATCTTTGTTCCTGATTTTAGAAACTTTGCTTCTAAAATATATATTTTCTGCAAAATCGTAAACTTTGCTTTGTTTTTCAAAATTTTCTAAGGCTTTATCGTATTTCCCAGTTTCAAAATAAGTAACGCCTAATTGATAATAATCGTAAAGTCCAAAATGATAATCCTTAGTTTTAAAAAGATTTTCTAAAATTTGAATTGCTTTATCTTTTTGATTGATAGCACTGTAACAGATTGCTTTTACGACATATAAGTTGTAATCTCCGTTTTTGGAATATCCTAAATTATCAGGATAATATTTTTCAAGCTCATCAAAATCCTGAATCGCGCCTTTGTAATCTCTCAGAAACTGATATCCACACCAAGCACGATATCCCAAATGTTCTTTAGGATTAAGCTCCACTGCTTTGTCAATCAGAGCTTTCCAAGTGATGAAATCTCCGTTTTTGAGATAAGGAACAGATTTTTCAAAATAAGCATTGTCGTAAGTTGGACAAATTTCTATGGCTTTGTCAAATGCTAATTGTGACAAAGAAAGTCCTTGGTATTCTCCTGCTTGATTGGAAATTTCACAGGCTTTCCTGCAATTTTCTTCTGTGAAAATATTGCAATTAGCCTGTGCGGAAATCTGAGAATATATCGCAAGGAAAATTAAACTAAGGTAATATTTCTGAAACCTTTCCATTGGTAATTTTGTAGGTTAAATATTGGTAATAATCTAATTTTATTCCTCGACTTTCTTTGGGAGTCCAACCGTTTAAAGATTTGGTAAAGTTTAAAAGCTTCACGGAAAAATCTTTATCCAAATTTTCTTCCAAATAATTTTCATTCATCTGCTGAACGCGGAATAGTCCTGTTTTTCCTTCACAATTGATTACAAATCGAATGGTAATGTAGCCATTTGTTTTTTTAGAAGAAGAAAGATTTAATTTTTCTAATTCTTGAATGATTGCGAATTTTTCGCCTTCATATGGAAGACCGCCTGAATTGTTAATACTGTAATACTGAATTCCATAATCTTTGTCCATACATCTTTTGAAATCTGGACTGTCTATGTTTTTATCAAAAACAATATCTCCAACTTTATTCGGATAAATGGTTACTCTTTTCTCAGATTGACAACTGAAAAGTACTGGTAGAAGAAAAAATATGTATAAAAGATTTTTCAAAAATTAATGATAACTTTTTATAAATTCAAAAACGGGGTCTATACCATTAACATAATCATTAAAGGATGTTTCTACAAGATAATCCGGTTTTATGGTGTTGACATTTTTCTTTTTTGTTCTGATGAAATAATAAGTGGAGTAAGTCAATTTTAGCTTGGAATTTGGTAATTCAAAACTTTGGATTTCTCCATAATGATTTGGTTTCCCCGAAGTTTCTTCTCCTACGAATATTGCTTTGGTTTCGTCTTGGAAATCTGTTGCGTTCAATATTGCAGAAGAAAAAGTATCACGACCCAAAACCACAAAAAGATGACCTTTTTTATTAATGTCACGATTCTGAGACAGTTTTTTAACAAATTCTCGACCTTGTTTTGAGCTTCCGCCACCATTTTGACGCATATCAAAAATCAGCTTATCGACTTTATTATCCTTGATGATTTTAAAAACCGAATCTTCAAATTCTTCAAAACTCAACGGATTCTCAGAAGACGAATTACGCTTTTCGTTGGTTGTACAAACATTGTAAAGTACATACAGGATTTTCTCTTGGTCAAAATATTTTTTCTCGAAATATTTCTTCTTGTTTTCCTGAACGAAAGTCAAGGTTTTTGGAGTGGTTTTTACTCGGTTTTCCTTTGTTATTATAGATGGAAAAACGGTTTTTTCAGCTATTTTTCCATCCTTTTCATATTTTATCTTTACAGCATCGGTTTTGGAAAAGCCAAAGTTTCTGAGAACTTGATTAAGAGGTAAAATCTCCGGAATACGATTTCTGAAAATCCCTGAGTTTTCATTAGGAAAAAGCGTAGATAAACTATCTGTAATTGTTTTAATATCAAAATCATTAACAGCCAATATTTTTCCACCCATCAATTCTTTATTTTCAGAAGTTGTAAGTGTAATGTGTATATCATTCCCAAAGAAATACAAACCCAAAGGCAAGATTTCATTTTTATCAATGAACTTTTTAAATGACAAATTGGTGTGCGTATCGCCTTGTTTTGCAAGAGCTTGTTGTACCTTCAAAGCAACTTGAAAATCAGTAAGATTATTCGATTTAGCAATAATATTATTAAGTTCTTTTGTGAAATCCGCTTCAGAACGGAGTGCAAAAAGATTGTAATGCTTATTGGTAAGATTGCTTTGTAGGTATTTTATGTCCTCATTCCACTTTTCATTACCCATTTGCGCAGAGATGCTCAAGGATAATGTTAGAAATAAGAAAATTAAAACCAGTCTTTTCATTTGTGTTCTAGAAATTTACAAAACTGTTTCTCCCAAAAGCGTTCCTTGCGTATTCCCGTGGACGAAAACGGAAACAATGTCACCAATTTTTTGTCCTTCCAACATATCGAAAACACAAACTGCATTCTGGGAATTTCTACCTTTCCATTGGTTTTTGTTCTTTTTAGAAACACCTTCAATCAAGATTTCGTGAACTCTACCAACATATGAAGCCATTCTTTTTTTGGACAATTCGCCTTGTAAAGCGATCACTTCCGCTAAACGTCTTTGCTTGACATCAGCAGGAATGTCGTCTTCCATCTTTTTGTGAGCAGGCGTTCCCGGTCTTTCAGAATAAGCGAACATATATCCGTAATCGTATTCCACTTCTCTCATTAATGATAATGTATCTTGATGGTCTTCCTCTGTTTCTGTACAGAATCCGATAATCATATCTTGTGAAAAAGAAATGTCCGGAACGATTTCTTTAGCTTGTCTGATTAAATCCAAATATTCCTGACGCGTGTGTTGACGATTCATCAGGTCAAGAATTCTATCACTTCCACTTTGAACCGGTAAATGAACATATTTGCAAATATTGTTATGTTTTGCCATCACTCGGAAAACATCCAGACTCATATCCTGAGGATTGGAAGTCGAGAATCTGATTCTCATATTAGGGACTGCATTCGCAACCATTTCCATCAATTGAGCAAAATTCACAGCTGTCAATTTTTGCATTTCGGATGCTTTTGCAAAATCTTTTTTAGGACCACCTCCATACCAAAGGTAAGAATCCACGTTTTGTCCAAGCAATGTAATCTCTTTGTAACCATTATTCCAAAGGTCAACGCATTCTTCTATAATAGAATGTGGGTCACGGCTTCTTTCACGACCTCTTGTGAACGGAACAACACAGAAAGTGCACATATTATCACAACCTCTTGTAATTGTAACAAAAGCTGTAACGCCGTTTCCGCCTAAACGAACAGGATTGATGTCTGCATAAGTTTCTTCTTTTGAGAGAATTACGTTGATGGCGTCTCTTCCGTCATCGGTTTCTTTAAGAAGATTTGGAAGGTCTCTGTAAGCATCCGGACCAACTACCAAATCCACGAGTTGTTCCTCATCTAAAAATTTGGTTTTCAATCTTTCTGCCATACAACCAAGAACACCAACGGTCATATTGGGGCGTTCTTTTTTAAGATTCTTGAATTGAGCCAGACGCATTCTCACGGTTTGCTCAGCTTTTTCACGGATGGAACAAGTATTTAAAAGAATTAAATCCGCTTCTTCTACCTTCAAAGTCGTATTATAACCTTGTTCATTAAGAATGGATGCAACAATCTCGGAATCAGAGAAGTTCATCTGGCAGCCATAACTTTCCAAAAATAGTTTTTTCCCATTTCCAGGTCTTTCTGCTATGGCGAAGGCTTCTCCTTGTTTGGTCTCGTCTATATATTTTTCCTGCACTACATTTATATTTAAAGCTCAGTATTTTAAAAATCCAATGTTAAATGAACTTTGAACCTAAAACTTAGAACTGTTTAAGTCTGCAAAGATACAAAATATTGTGACAGAATGGCAGGAGTATAAAGTGTAAAAGTAAATGATAATTATTAATTTTAATAATTATCATTAGGATTTGGTGAATTGAAATTTATAGAAAAATTCAAAGGGAAA
The genomic region above belongs to Epilithonimonas zeae and contains:
- a CDS encoding LptE family protein; translated protein: MVRSQKSEVRSLKRIVIFSLFSLFLVLTSCYSFSGSSLREDMKTIKINMFPNNAANNLPSLSQDFTVALQNRFLQRSGLKGALENPDLLIEGEITDYNITPTSIGAATTSTTGNVVQAQQNKLTITVKVHYENSKDPTLSFDRTYSDEAVFNSDLDLNTIETSQVKIVNERIIVKIFNDIVANW
- a CDS encoding HesB/IscA family protein codes for the protein MIQVSDQAKSKAAQLMTEEGFNPETDYIRVGVKSGGCSGLEYVLKFDNVKNETDQIFEDNGVRVIIEKKSILYLAGTTLEYSGGLNGKGFIFNNPNAARTCGCGESFSL
- a CDS encoding S41 family peptidase, whose protein sequence is MKRLVLIFLFLTLSLSISAQMGNEKWNEDIKYLQSNLTNKHYNLFALRSEADFTKELNNIIAKSNNLTDFQVALKVQQALAKQGDTHTNLSFKKFIDKNEILPLGLYFFGNDIHITLTTSENKELMGGKILAVNDFDIKTITDSLSTLFPNENSGIFRNRIPEILPLNQVLRNFGFSKTDAVKIKYEKDGKIAEKTVFPSIITKENRVKTTPKTLTFVQENKKKYFEKKYFDQEKILYVLYNVCTTNEKRNSSSENPLSFEEFEDSVFKIIKDNKVDKLIFDMRQNGGGSSKQGREFVKKLSQNRDINKKGHLFVVLGRDTFSSAILNATDFQDETKAIFVGEETSGKPNHYGEIQSFELPNSKLKLTYSTYYFIRTKKKNVNTIKPDYLVETSFNDYVNGIDPVFEFIKSYH
- the miaB gene encoding tRNA (N6-isopentenyl adenosine(37)-C2)-methylthiotransferase MiaB, with translation MQEKYIDETKQGEAFAIAERPGNGKKLFLESYGCQMNFSDSEIVASILNEQGYNTTLKVEEADLILLNTCSIREKAEQTVRMRLAQFKNLKKERPNMTVGVLGCMAERLKTKFLDEEQLVDLVVGPDAYRDLPNLLKETDDGRDAINVILSKEETYADINPVRLGGNGVTAFVTITRGCDNMCTFCVVPFTRGRERSRDPHSIIEECVDLWNNGYKEITLLGQNVDSYLWYGGGPKKDFAKASEMQKLTAVNFAQLMEMVANAVPNMRIRFSTSNPQDMSLDVFRVMAKHNNICKYVHLPVQSGSDRILDLMNRQHTRQEYLDLIRQAKEIVPDISFSQDMIIGFCTETEEDHQDTLSLMREVEYDYGYMFAYSERPGTPAHKKMEDDIPADVKQRRLAEVIALQGELSKKRMASYVGRVHEILIEGVSKKNKNQWKGRNSQNAVCVFDMLEGQKIGDIVSVFVHGNTQGTLLGETVL
- a CDS encoding GLPGLI family protein — its product is MKKIFILMMLFFFFGEMMSQTERYVYRTEVNPDTINLVDMKVETTFLDVKNNQSLFISESKLLRDSLVAVLKSQGNLDVKKSKKNKQEFPKLANGKSIQPTFFEYFIKKNYENRAINLVENIGSRQVYYQEDRKMNWDVSQQTSDFNGYKVQKATVNFGGRTWTAWFAPEIKISDGPYKLSGLPGLILKLEDDKGDYKFNFVKKISIPNTFTEDIKADARKSTRINFQGDKASVKMEMAKSKDSEIDLDNFNPGGGRGMHQRGGMNSGFGGQPGQGMNGGTPGNEVGNGQADIQMGNSQGNSGGNNASTINFGNSNPIELSNKY
- a CDS encoding GLPGLI family protein — translated: MKLLKILSVCAMPLLMAQQNTRFVYQATLSPDSTNVEKKTELAYLDTDGKKSVFYAENSMKRDSLMERMRATKNFDREQMQNLRSNLQFTIEKDLTNQSLVYKSRIGRDNYSYPETPVFEWKILPETVKIGDYQTQKAETKFGGRTWYAWFTQEIPFQDGPYKFYGLPGLIVKVQDAKGDYSFDLMQTKKIADIYQPLNRGQIITLSKSKYTDMEKKMQKDPASFVNAQRNTGGRGGGNRPGMDPKEMQERQKRMEAEIKSRNNPIELK
- a CDS encoding tetratricopeptide repeat protein, which produces MERFQKYYLSLIFLAIYSQISAQANCNIFTEENCRKACEISNQAGEYQGLSLSQLAFDKAIEICPTYDNAYFEKSVPYLKNGDFITWKALIDKAVELNPKEHLGYRAWCGYQFLRDYKGAIQDFDELEKYYPDNLGYSKNGDYNLYVVKAICYSAINQKDKAIQILENLFKTKDYHFGLYDYYQLGVTYFETGKYDKALENFEKQSKVYDFAENIYFRSKVSKIRNKDYLDLKSLALKSYDEGKTMKDAYTHHFNKIYRVQITEL
- a CDS encoding sigma-54 interaction domain-containing protein, whose protein sequence is MADLQSIKARFGIIGNFPALNRALEKSIQVAPTDISVLVIGESGVGKEFIPKIIHSESRRKHQPYIVVNCGAIPEGTIDSELFGHEKGAFTGATSTRKGYFEVADGGTIFLDEVGELPLQTQVRLLRVLESGEFMKVGSSQVQKTNVRIVAATNVNMMKAIQDGRFREDLYYRLNTVQIDMPALRERKGDIHLLFRKFAIDFAEKYRMPELRLTDDAVAYLENYAFPGNVRQLRNLVEQMTVVEQNREVNSVKLAEYIPLNANLPAVVQKGGGGSSSSDFGSEREIMYKVLFDMRNDINDLKSLTSELIKSRGSSDLSSQEKNLINRIYTPESAQSANPNSLLYFENNNNNQSQIHHPTIISEDEDHHYNDVEDIEIEEARPESLSLQNNEKDLIIKALEKHKGRRNKAADELGISQRTLYRKIKQYNLEE